A part of Cydia strobilella chromosome 15, ilCydStro3.1, whole genome shotgun sequence genomic DNA contains:
- the LOC134747572 gene encoding uncharacterized protein LOC134747572, whose product MERLYHDLNLALEESNCGRQERRKLGLRRRTRSAGNLPAAVAVSLLTEDGSSSSPPQAPLITQPLSDSDDPQLNPHKGLKSRHYCQIGNFESDSFNENFSPTRPSNARRKRKYKKMPVEYAEGNRSPPVEILTIATEPNTSPSTIMLQSQGLAPLVYMHRHKSFLKHERNAFCGKRKWSHRDKGDVCEMRERSFSGGCSSKSTFFSKNDFKSKKHETDKKRKEPVLQPGKIVLKSQNTEGTKPSSFTNTPSLPGSSSFNFVYKNSKNGTPTLSKMTGYKIATDLPPFFKPTTSTGKQFDGKMYRKSKMLNKSHPPNSLRNPLLFDDQNSGMDCAGNESSSLSSSDSDGVVTNDSDREGDDELTDWPGIEELKVFNKSLTFKSSKSVNNNSPKSVSNMPPPKRLKKEKSLVKSGWASCKNRFKKKRANIDSGNDDDAMMSDSKTVVDLEDGILKENRDILQPHSSFSTFSDIKNAGISGQSANESFFQSFLAFQEKTGDQDGFQTPRTNFSLQKTSSSDLNVSERSPQSDHYFSEHSMGIATVADVREIRAGCRRIREERPGFLILSAANEQLSKFLQDSCQSELKLPSLNDPEEKEKLESLAKLYSLELQVEMGRPVLRKTSNTMQAIRVEHSYHNFPSDHKRRCYGEDQDSSLSDPVNSNDEEKDFAEDSFSHSLVDRSLLHPGEID is encoded by the exons CGGCCGCAGTAGCAGTAAGCCTACTCACAGAAGATGGGAGCTCCAGTAGCCCTCCACAAGCACCACTAATAACACAGCCACTGTCGGACTCCGATGACCCCCAACTCAACCCCCACAAGGGCCTGAAGTCCCGACATTACTGTCAGATTGGCAACTTTGAGTCTGACTCCTTCAATGAGAACTTTTCACCCACCCGGCCCTCAAATGCGAGAAGAAAACGGAAGTATAAGAAGATGCCGGTGGAATATGCAGAAGGAAACCGGTCTCCCCCAGTGGAAATTTTGACTATTGCAACTGAG CCTAATACATCACCATCCACAATAATGCTGCAATCACAGGGTCTGGCGCCACTCGTCTATATGCACCGCCATAAATCGTTTTTAAAACACGAAAG AAACGCTTTCTGTGGCAAAAGGAAATGGTCGCACAGAGATAAAGGAGATGTATGTGAAATGAGAGAGAGATCGTTTAGTGGCGGGTGCTCGTCTAAATCCACTTTCTTCTCCAAAAACGACTTTAAGTCGAAAAAGCATGAAACAGACAAAAAGAGGAAAGAACCAGTCTTACAGCCAGGCAAGATTGTCCTCAAATCCCAGAACACAGAAGGAACTAAACCCTCAAGCTTTACAAACACTCCATCTCTCCCCGGGAGCTCTAGTTTTAACTTTGTCTATAAGAACTCTAAAAACGGCACGCCAACGTTATCGAAAATGACCGGGTATAAAATTGCCACAGACTTGCCCCCATTTTTCAAACCAACCACAAGTACAGGGAAACAGTTTGACGGAAAGATGTACAGAAAATCAAAAATGCTGAACAAAAGTCACCCGCCTAATTCGCTAAGAAATCCCTTGTTGTTTGATGATCAGAATAGTGGAATGGACTGCGCCGGAAACGAGTCTAGTTCTTTAAGCAGTAGCGATTCAGATGGAGTCGTAACTAATGATAGTGACAGAGAGGGAGACGATGAACTAACAGACTGGCCGGGCATTGAGGAACTCAAAGTCTTCAACAAGAGTCTAACCTTCAAATCATCCAAATCCGTGAACAACAACTCTCCAAAATCAGTCAGCAACATGCCACCTCCAAAACGGCTGAAAAAAGAAAAGAGTCTAGTCAAAAGCGGTTGGGCCAGTTGCAAGAATAGATTTAAGAAGAAACGAGCTAACATAGACTCGGGAAACGATGACGACGCTATGATGTCAGACTCGAAAACCGTAGTAGATCTCGAAGATGGGATCTTGAAAGAGAACAGAGATATTTTACAACCTCACTCTTCTTTTTCCACATTCAGTGATATCAAAAATGCAGGCATATCCGGGCAGAGCGCAAACGAATCCTTCTTCCAATCATTTTTAGCTTTTCAAGAAAAAACTGGCGACCAGGATGGGTTCCAAACGCCGCGAACGAATTTTTCTTTACAAAAGACTTCTTCTAGTGATCTAAATGTGAGTGAGAGAAGTCCACAGAGCGATCATTATTTCAGCGAACATTCCATGGGCATAGCCACTGTGGCCGACGTCAGAGAAATTAGGGCAGGCTGTCGGAGGATCCGAGAAGAAAGGCCAGGGTTCTTAATTCTTAGTGCAGCCAATGAGCAGCTTTCAAAGTTCCTTCAGGATTCCTGTCAGTCAGAGTTGAAGTTGCCAAGTTTAAATGACCCTGAAGAGAAGGAGAAGCTAGAATCACTAGCGAAGCTGTATTCACTTGAGCTGCAGGTGGAAATGGGACGGCCAGTATTGAGGAAAACTAG CAACACAATGCAAGCTATAAGAGTGGAGCATTCCTACCACAACTTCCCGTCTGATCACAAACGACGTTGCTACGGCGAAGACCAGGACTCGAGTCTCAGTGATCCGGTTAACTCGAACGATGAAGAGAAAGACTTTGCTGAAGACTCGTTCTCGCATTCGTTGGTGGATCGATCGCTGCTGCATCCAGGTGAAATTGATTGA